A region of the Phaseolus vulgaris cultivar G19833 chromosome 11, P. vulgaris v2.0, whole genome shotgun sequence genome:
tattaatattaatctACATGAAATCTTGCACATGCCAACAGATAAACAAAAGTAgtacaaaagataaaataaataaaccagatatgaagaagaaagaatttattccaaaataaatttctatttctattatttattttacttaatcTAAGGATTAGGATTAAGTTAGCCATTAAGTTGCTCTAAATTTCCTCTTTCGTATTTACttaatctaaatttatttttatttttaatttaatgactCTAATACGTAACTTTTTAATCGTcagattaaagaaaataaaaaactattttacccataaatacttaaaaattattttattaaaattattgtttgGACTTCATCATTTAATATTATAtcaataaacaaaatttaagtgATTAGATGATGTACAATATTAGATTAATTTGTGTTGAATCTAATATGATATATAATGCATACATAAGCTATGTCTGAAagatatattttgttataaattaaaatttaaaattaaaaataagcaTCTTCTAATATAATgtaattgaaatttattaatttcaaaaCTCATTTCACAATTAAAAGTATTCAATATTCCCAACCATTCTCAGTTTCaataaaatactttaaataaataatttataattatttcaaaagaataaaaaattcaaaaatattaaattaaattatttattaaaatcacCTTCAATCATGGAAAATGATGACCAAATGGGTTGGGGAAGGGAATAAGAAAAATCAATGTAAATTGTGgctataaaaacaaattaatcaatcaattaatattcataGTCTACTATGGACTATCTTCGCATGGGTGTTACatcttaaaaaatacatttcaataTGTTCAAAACCTAcatattttttgaaaaccttggtTTTTGACAGCGCCGCGTTGGTTCTCTCCATCGAGAATGTGAAAAAGTGGTCGAGAATGTGAAAAAGTGGTGTCCTAATCTACCGAGAATGTGAAAAAGTGGTGTCCTAATCTTAATTCCGATCAACACCTTCGCAGTCGTCGCTCTCACCAGCACAAATATGATTGGTTGAAACGAGACTTCAATTGACGGAGCTCCAAGCACCGTCAGCAAAACCCTAATTTGAAGATTTGGGGGTTTTAGGGTTTTCTACTACAGGTCCGGCGCGACCGACGACGGTGACTGCAGAGGTGGTGGCTCACGTGGTGGTGCGGTGCGGTCGCTATTTTGTGTGTCTTGCGAAGATTTTTGGCGGCAACTTGTTAGCCTTTTAAAATGGCGGAGGGCTCTGCGGGTTTCCTCATTCCATGGACTTGTTTGATGGATTGAAAAGTATGTCctgataataaattatattctatGTCCGGTCAAAGGAAGACTTTTGCTCAGGCTTTGGGAAATAcatgtgacattcctttgtccTAGCTACCTACCCCTTGTATTAAGGGTGACATGATTGTTGTCCGGATTGATGAGGCAGATTACTTGGCTGGTCTTGAGGATTGCAAAACCCATCTCCATGGTCGGGTTATTCTATCTAAGGGGGATAAACCTCTCACACACCTagatttaactaaaaagttgcagcCGGTGTGGAAAGCTCTTGGACCATGAAAAGCAATTCCTCTTGGAAAGGGtttctatgagtttgagttcgctTCTATAGAAGACATGCGATGGGCTCTCGGGATGGGTTCCCTGAAGTTATCTCCTGGTTTATTGAGACTGTTTGCCTGGACAAAAGACTTTGTCCCAGCTACCATGAGGAGTACCAAAGCTCAGACCTGGGTTAGAATTTACCATTTGCCTTTGGAGTATTGGAAACCAAGGACAATATTTTCCATCATCAGAGGCCTTGGTACTCCGTTGTCTTTGGATGAGCATACTATGAGAAAGAATAGGGGTATGTTTGCTAGAGTGCTGGTGGATATTGATATGTTGTCCCCTCTTCCTGATCACCTCTTGGTTGAACGTCCAGACTTTGCTTTTGTAGCtggtgtggaatatgaatggctccctCCATTTTGCTCTCATTAATGAGATGATTGGGCACGAGCTTGCTCAGTGCCGAGTGATCCATGACCAGGGTCGTGTTCCTGGGCCTCAACATAAATCTTCTCAGAAGACACCTTCTGATGAACAGGAACAAGGGAGGACCACGATTCCAACCCAACGTAGAGAATATCGGAAAAAAGATCTGCAAACGAAGCTCTTAGAAGGTCCCATGGATAATTTGAAAGTTGATGCTACTGGGGTTAATGTAGGGTCACCCTTGGGACACCTTGCTGATAAAACAGATGGCGGGGAAGATGATTTTGCAGATATGCCTCCTCTTGAGGATGCTTCCGATCATGATAGGTCCTCACCCAAGCAGGGGTTGTCTCCTCCCACTTTGGATTCACTTGTCGTTATTCAAGCTAAGGACTCACAGTCACATTCAATGACTCTTATTGatgatcatcatgtggaggCCTCTGCTCCTGTGACTGTACCATCTCTGTGGCGTACTACCTCTCCTCGGAGGGCTACATCACATGCAGATACTAATCCTAatgtggaggtctctgctaTTGTGACTGTACCATCTCAATCGCCTCATACCTCCCATCGGAAAGCTAAATATATTGGGGATGTTAAAGCAAGATCGTTGGtccttcaaaatcacttttcctctcttgatggtttggaaactacagaTGTGGGAGGTAATTCTCATATTGGAGCGTCAACTATTCCGCCTACCATTGTTGGAATTAATTCTGATCATATTGAAAATcaggttgtttcaaaattttgggctgATAATACTGAGATGGAGGAGGATGACAATGATAATGGGGAAGAAACAGTtcgcactaaaagaaaaccagggagaccacctaaggggactggtaaatccaggaaaactgctaaggcagttctctctacaatgtcgcaatgaaggtctcttctttttttttggAATGGCAAAGGATTGGGAAAccacaaaactgtggagatgttgCTTAGTTTACTTAACCTACATAAACCtctcctggtttttcttgctgaacCCATGATGCCGTACACTACTGCTTTCGACCTCCTTTTCAAATCTGTcaatatgcatttggtggctacgtctcctattgttaataaagttgctaagctttggtgtttgtcggttcctaatcttgtccaaaatttcttggttaATGATCAATTTATCTCTGTAACTTGTCTTTGGCTGGATAAAAAttttagctttgcaggtgtttatggtgctaacacacttgtctagacgatttttgtggagggatcttagtttcttcacagggccttggtgtattctgggagattttaatgctatgctctcggcggatgactgtaaaggggggtggctcctaatcaggtttcttgtaatgaattcctggactggattaatactaatgatctttcttgtatgccttttactggatcttgttatacttggtgtaacggaaggagagggttgcatagaattcacagaagactggatagggctttatgtaatggagtgtgtctggatgaatgggattcttgtacttatcaagttcttgttaaaaattgttctgatcattcccctattcttgctagtcttgctagtaattctttgcggaaggttagcaattttcgtttcttttctatgtagcttcaggacacttcgtgtatgaagcttattcatgattcttgggctaataaggttgttggttgtcctatgtttatcttgcaacataagttaaaaaggttgaaacttgagctccgggactggaataaaaattcttttggtaatgttcacaatgcagttcttcttaagcagggtatcctccttggtattcaaaaaaacttagagactgctagtttgtctgatagtgatgggcttctctgtcaagaaaaggagaagcttgatcatgctcttcactgtcaatatttgttttggaaagaaagggctaagaTGTTATGGTTCAAGGATGGAGATCAAAATACAGCTTTTTTCCATGCTAtggtcaaaaggagaaataattctagtgggattcatcgtctacggattgataatgaggttacggaggatcctaaaatcattgaggatcatattttggacttttataaaaatctttatgctgagtctatttctaatgttctggatgctgataatatggaagattttattggtacttatattcctacgatggtttcctctgaggagaatatgatgttgattaaatgtcctgatttttctgaaatcaagaatgttgtttttaatcttaacggtaatagtgctcctggtcctgatggttttggtggtgttttctatcattcttgctgggaaattattgggacagatgtttgtaatgctgttcaacaattttttaaacaaaattgggttatccctggaatgaacagtaaagtggtatctcttattcctaagattcagagtgctgattccattaaagattacaggccaaTTGTGATAAGAGGCTTACACCattgttctttttctttctcctctAAAATTGCAGCTTATTCCAAATACTTTTGTGAAGAAGCAAGGGTTACAGGGAAGGATCCCTGAGGATGTTCTTCTCAAGAATCATAGCGAGAGAGTGTGGCATGTTAAAACACGTTTTTTTGGAGACAAATTATATTTCGATGATGGGTGGAAGATTTTCCATGAAGAAAACTGTAaattaaaacatgaataaacataaattgaacacatacaatacATGTTCACATACAAatcttatcatatcataattctcacacaatcatacaatcaagaaggaaaagacacttaccttgatccatgagtgatcctaattgagcagttactttatctcctttgtcccaatctatctcttagcaattccgttcttgtcacacacttttgtgatggttaacagtgagacaactattatttgtagagacagaaccctatagTCTTTAGTttccaatctccatcagatgtaggctttcattaggtatatcatcagatatatatttctcacgttaaccaatgagccctttaattctattattattattattaaatcatattcgggcccaaagcccaaactctaagtcatgcgagtcactttatagaaattaatttacataatttcttacattcttCCACTTGAGtcatatgagttataatactttcatgatttaataattacataaatgcgcatttaaaaggccttacataaattggttctatcattaatcaaaatcaaggatacataaataataagaatCATGGCGGTTACATGTCATTTCCATCGacacatttccttccatgtactactatatcatcctttctccttaatatgactttataatgagaaattcataataggttcaaacataatgtcattttcatcaataacaacataatttgttttccacaacataatttacatgcatatacataaagtagaaaacataaatttcagaaactttatttattcaatgagctcagagtgtcaaataagcagtaataacaacattcatcattcactagtagacataatgcccatatttacaacatgacgagtaaatgttttgggcggtaaccattttgttaaagggtcaacaatcataagatcagtgctaatatgttctattgacactctatgtttttgaacttcttctttaacggcaaagtatttcaattccatatgtttagcacctttggaatacttgtcgtttttagaaaagaagacagCTACagagttatcacaataaattctcaGCGGCTTAGCAATActgtcaacaattccaagtcTTGAAACAAAATTCTgcaaccaattagcctgaactgtggcctcaaagcatgccacaaattcagTCTCCATGGTGGATGCAGCAATAACGGTCTGCTTcgcacttttccatgaaatcactcctccggctaaaagatacacataaccaaatgtagattttcgtgtatccacacaaccagcaaaatctgaatctATATATTCAATCACCTCAAGATGATcagatcttttataagtaagcatgtgatccttcgttccttgcaagtatcttaaaactttctttacAGCTTTCCAGTGATGCAATCCTGGATTACTCTGGTATCTTccaagcataccaactgcaaaactaatatctggtcgcgtacaagtttgagcatacattaaactcccaacaatagatgcataaagtatattctccatctgtttccgttccaaatcattctttggacattgcatgagactaaatttgtctccttttttgtattggaacaggagatgtcgaacatttatccattctgaatctctcaaaaactttattaatatatgctttctgagacaaacctaaccgtccttgtgatctgtcacgaaatatttcaattcctatcacatagttgatgactttttacggcaagtgcaccgctttgtcagaagtaataattgtccctaaggacggatatcgatcccacaaggaacagtgaattatcaagtacaataatcgctaaatatagaacaaaacaattaaaagtgtattgaaagtggttgtgttggcgatgatcaataagaaaacagacaaagaattaattgtttcaattggaaaaataggtattaggtttcatctctctcactctcatgtattttgattagcatgtcaatattaagttctttaattgaaattgatgcccgtataaaaatcatttatatcgattcctcgcatataaaatccttaagaatgtcccctaactatcgatccattgcataattataagaacaacttagaacaaagctcagacgtttaatagcaattaacatttcaagtctattcctaacactcaaatatgttaagtattgttgtttaggtccgaaccttaaaaatacctcccggttagatttaagattctcaatttgtcacggaaaattaaaagtaaaacaacaataccaataatcaatcaagaactgaatattaatatataaaatatcacctcaatacataagagtttgagtagattactcccaatcccaaatggtagaattagccacgcatacttctctcaccttccattctcccaagtgggttacaattcactttatggtgttttcctctcaatctggcaccctaaggttgagcctctagccctctatttatcctagttttctagggttaggttgtttattgtgtcacgctaatgggctaaatgataaaacataaaaagtctcaatctttctttgcatctttttccattttgggaccttctatctttatctttttagctcaaatcattcatctttaatccaaatctccaatcttccttagaaatatgcaattaacaccaaatttgggaataaaatactcttattcaaataaagatcataaaaaatgtaaaaaggtataaattcataaattagggattattttatatgtaaattagcaataaatcctcataagtgcctatattttaatatgaaatattactgaaattagacacttatcaatagtatgcctcacccatatctttcatctcacagttattagagagaaacttcttagtctcacttaatagaccaagatcattagttgcaagcaagatatcatcaacatacagaaTCAAGAATATAAACTTGCTCCCACTGACCTTGAGGTACATACACCGATCAACGATGTTTTCCTTAAACCCAAAGGACACAATAGTATCattgaacttaagataccattgcctagaagcctatttaagcccgtatattgatttcttaagtttacacaccatgtgttcctttcTTTCTACAATGAATCCCactggttggtccatataaacatcctcttttaaatccccattcagaaaggcagttttgacatcctaatgccatgataattctaaaggaatctttcttagaaacaggtgaaaatattttcttataatcaatgccatccttttgagtaaaacctttggcaacaagtcaggccttgtaacgttcgatattgccatgagagtcacgtttagtcttaaagacccatttacacccgactctcttgcatccttctggcaattctataaggtcccatacatcattctgtgccattgatttaagctcatctttcatggcatctaaccacttatcagaattatcatcattgatggcgtctgaaaatgaaactggatcattatcaatacCTAAGTCATTTTCTAactcttgtagataaaccacataatcattcgaaatagcagactttctttctctttgagatcttcttaatactatttcttgtggttattctactacaggttcattgttaacttcatgatcattaatttgttcttctttttcatcgTTGAGTGATTCAACCacattaggaacaacaatacttgaagtagaggtactagttaaaggaacttgtactctaacttccttaatctccacattttatgaagtatcactcccactggtttcaccattttcaatgaactgtgcatttccagattcaacaattTTTGTGCTATGGGTAggacagtaaaacatatacccttttgactttgctggataactaatgaaatatccactgattgttcttgcatccaatttcttttcttgCGGATTGTATATTTTGACTTCTACCTGACATCCCCAAACATGAAAGTGTCTAAAATTGGGTTTCCTTCCTGtccacaattcaaaaggtgtcttttgaactgccttactaggaatcctgttcaacagatacatggcagtttttaaagcatacatccacaatgaaacAGGTACAATTGACTTACTAACATgctcctaaccatatccattaaggttcAATTACGCCTTTCtaaaacaccattttgttgtggtgtacttggcattgtgtattgagcacaaataccacgtctctcaaggaacttagcaaatggaccagggtgttgtccactttcatcatactttccataatattcaccacctctatctgacctAACAATTTACACCTTTCTGTCTAATTGtctttccacttcatttatataaacttctaAGGCATTCACTGCTTgcgatttttcatgcagtaaatagacataaccataacgtgaaaaatcattaataaaggtgataaaatacctttctttattgaaagaacttgcatcaaaaggtccacatatatcagtgtgtatgatttcaagaagctgagtactTCTTGTTGCTCCCTTCTTtatgtgttttgtttgtttgcctttaatacaatccacacatacattcagatcagtaaaatccaaacttggaagtatttcattctttaccAATCTCTCCATCCTTTCTTTGGAAATATGTCCCAAACGTTTGTGCCACAAGAAAACAGAACATTCATTCACTAAACTACGTTTAGTGCCAGCATTATGATGCAaggtcataagagtttcagCATATAGATTATCAAGGTTCAATCTATATAATTCATCATAAAGAGTACCAGATCCAATCAAATAGGTATGCTGATATAAACTAAAACATCCATTCCTAAATTTAAAAGAGTACTCGGCAACATCAAGTTTAGACAATGAAACTAAATTCCTAGATATACTAGGTACATAAAAGCATCCATCAAGTCCAAATAAAATCCAGTGTCGAGGATTAAACAATAAGTCCCGACTGCTTCCATTTGAACCTTCTCTCTATTCCCCATGaagacaaacttttcatttggcTTTATGGTTCGGGTTGAAAGGAATCCTTGCATCATGTTAGAAACATGAGTTGTGCATCCATAATCAATCCACTAAGAATTATGTGGAACTTCAgttaagtttgattcaaaacatacataataagCATTTTGCTTACCCTTCTTTTCGAACCAAGCCATACATTTCAAACAATCCTTTTGGAAATGTCTAGATTTCTTGCAGAAATGACATTTGTCATTCTTCTTCTAGAGCTTAGTAGAGGACTCATTTATCTTCAGTGGTCCTTTACCCTTTCCATGTTTCTTGAAGACTTTCTTTCCAGCTCCCTGATTGTTCACATAGTGTATAGAGTGGTTTCCTCGATTCTTCAATCTAGTCTTTTCCTAAACTAACATGTTATAGTTCTCATCCACTGCCATTCCAATAGACTTAAGTTTTGCCGCAATATTAGTCATTTCAATGACATGTTCGTGCATAGTACGAGAACCATCAAATTCAATGGTGGTTAATGTACTCATTAATGTCCCAACAAGAGACTTATCAGTAGTTTGAGAGCTCTCttccacaaatttcataaattcttttgcaCTATCAGTTTTGGGAAGAGCAGACTTAATATTACTTGTTATGCTCATTCCCATAAAGATACATGAACAAATACTCGatcacacatgcttaacattaatactttgagtcataaactaaacatacaatacaaattcagaaaacattctatgtgtactaatgttctcctttgggagattcattaatacacaaaacataattatgctaatagtattaactttatttggcaatatatatgcattaactagaaacacttgttatctttggatatacaagcaaaactaataacacatactcactaccaacaatcatatccaataattataaggacaactaatcaacctttggatgatccaaaaatgtcttataataatgaatttccatttacccatatttaaataatttaacatccattctataggtaattgaaataaaatttatcagtaatctggaattaaataaaacttaaagatttgatcactttggtgattacaaatctaacatacaaataattccataaataatatcattaattgaaatgaaatttcatccataatttggaattaaataaacttaaagatt
Encoded here:
- the LOC137805829 gene encoding secreted RxLR effector protein 161-like — protein: MYAQTCTRPDISFAVGMLGRYQSNPGLHHWKAVKKVLRYLQGTKDHMLTYKRSDHLEVIEYIDSDFAGCVDTRKSTFGYVYLLAGGVISWKSAKQTVIAASTMETEFVACFEATVQANWLQNFVSRLGIVDSIAKPLRIYCDNSVAVFFSKNDKYSKVFFMENLPPIIEI